One genomic window of Gimesia chilikensis includes the following:
- a CDS encoding STAS domain-containing protein codes for MASKRDRMSVYERDGVTVLDFGTMEIWDGADLALLRETLTRLVDHEKCKSIGVELSSVKYIPSGFFGMLYDLYEKGIAVTLYSPQPNVASMLWFKQFCLHTEDGRYLLKSDLASAHDKASDEEVRSEKEKWDKSLKQSNDYSTTVS; via the coding sequence ATGGCATCTAAACGCGATCGAATGAGCGTCTATGAGCGTGACGGGGTAACCGTTCTGGATTTCGGAACTATGGAAATCTGGGATGGAGCCGACCTGGCACTGTTGCGTGAAACGCTCACGCGTCTGGTTGATCACGAAAAGTGCAAGTCGATTGGCGTCGAGCTGTCGTCGGTCAAATACATTCCGAGTGGCTTCTTTGGAATGTTGTACGACCTGTATGAAAAAGGGATCGCGGTGACTCTCTACAGCCCTCAGCCCAACGTCGCGAGCATGCTCTGGTTTAAGCAGTTCTGTCTGCATACAGAGGACGGACGCTATCTGCTGAAAAGCGATCTGGCATCAGCGCATGACAAGGCGTCTGATGAGGAAGTGCGTTCCGAGAAAGAAAAGTGGGACAAAAGTCTGAAGCAGTCGAACGACTACTCTACCACAGTTTCCTGA